One region of Mucilaginibacter gotjawali genomic DNA includes:
- the purN gene encoding phosphoribosylglycinamide formyltransferase codes for MKKRIAIFASGSGSNAQKIMEHFKRHPEAEVVLILTNNPQAYVLQRADNFEIPAHIFTRHEFYETDEVIRLLKNLQVDLIVLAGFLWLVPESLLKAFPNKIINLHPALLPKYGGKGMFGDHVHKAVLAAKEEESGITIHFVNDQFDEGEVIHQSRFKIDPDDNLEVVKFKGQQLEHQYFPKVIESLLKKMKS; via the coding sequence ATGAAAAAAAGAATCGCAATTTTTGCTTCAGGATCAGGGTCAAATGCTCAAAAAATAATGGAGCACTTTAAGCGTCATCCCGAGGCAGAAGTAGTACTGATCCTCACCAATAATCCGCAGGCCTATGTATTACAGCGCGCCGATAATTTCGAGATCCCGGCCCACATTTTTACCCGCCACGAATTCTATGAAACCGATGAAGTGATCCGCCTGTTAAAAAACCTGCAGGTCGACCTGATCGTTCTTGCCGGCTTCCTTTGGCTGGTTCCTGAATCGTTATTAAAAGCATTCCCCAACAAGATCATCAACCTTCACCCTGCCCTGCTGCCAAAATATGGCGGCAAAGGTATGTTTGGCGATCACGTACACAAAGCTGTACTGGCCGCTAAAGAAGAAGAATCGGGCATTACCATCCATTTTGTAAACGACCAGTTTGACGAAGGCGAGGTCATCCACCAGTCCCGTTTTAAAATAGACCCGGATGATAACCTGGAAGTAGTTAAGTTTAAAGGCCAGCAGCTGGAGCACCAATATTTCCCAAAAGTGATAGAGAGTTTGTTGAAAAAGATGAAGAGTTAG
- the yiaK gene encoding 3-dehydro-L-gulonate 2-dehydrogenase, with protein MTIPFEQLLAEFNRVLLSLGFTGDKAGTIATIFAKNSRDGVYTHGLNRFPVFVDYVKQGLVQKDAEPELLNSFGSLEQWEGKLAPGILNARFCMGRAIELAKANGIGCVAIKNTNHWMRAGAYGWQAAEAGMIGICFTNTIANLPPWGGLDPRLGNNPLVIAVPRDGGHVVLDMAISQYSVGKLNLYKTQKKELPLPGGYDAEGNLSTNAADILQSERLLPVGFWKGSGLSLVLDLLATVLSQGNSTVKITQSEKESGVSQVFICIKPDNNAHTAQLIEEIISYTKTSSPVEEGGTISYPGENTLRTREKSLKEGVWVDEKIWKQVLGM; from the coding sequence ATGACCATCCCCTTTGAACAACTCCTCGCCGAATTTAACCGGGTACTGCTTTCTCTTGGTTTTACCGGGGACAAGGCCGGAACGATTGCAACAATTTTTGCCAAGAACAGCCGCGATGGGGTTTACACGCATGGACTGAACCGGTTCCCGGTGTTTGTTGATTATGTGAAACAGGGGCTGGTACAAAAAGATGCGGAGCCTGAATTGTTAAACAGTTTTGGTTCGTTGGAGCAATGGGAGGGTAAACTTGCGCCGGGAATATTGAATGCACGTTTTTGTATGGGACGTGCCATTGAACTGGCCAAAGCAAATGGTATTGGCTGCGTGGCCATTAAAAATACCAACCACTGGATGCGTGCCGGCGCCTATGGCTGGCAGGCTGCTGAGGCCGGGATGATCGGCATTTGTTTTACCAATACCATTGCCAACCTGCCGCCCTGGGGCGGGCTCGACCCGCGACTGGGCAATAACCCGCTGGTGATCGCCGTTCCGCGCGACGGCGGGCATGTGGTGCTGGATATGGCCATCTCGCAATACTCCGTTGGCAAGCTTAATTTGTATAAAACCCAAAAGAAGGAACTGCCCTTACCGGGCGGTTATGATGCCGAAGGTAACTTAAGTACCAATGCTGCGGACATCCTGCAATCCGAAAGGTTGTTGCCGGTGGGTTTCTGGAAGGGTTCGGGTTTATCCCTGGTGCTTGATCTGCTGGCAACGGTGCTTAGCCAGGGCAACTCCACCGTTAAGATCACCCAAAGCGAAAAAGAAAGCGGCGTATCACAGGTTTTTATTTGTATCAAGCCCGATAACAACGCACATACTGCGCAACTCATCGAAGAGATCATCAGCTATACCAAAACCAGCAGCCCGGTGGAAGAAGGCGGTACCATCTCCTATCCCGGCGAAAATACGCTGCGCACCAGGGAGAAAAGTTTAAAAGAAGGCGTTTGGGTAGATGAAAAGATTTGGAAGCAGGTGCTTGGGATGTGA
- a CDS encoding beta-propeller domain-containing protein — protein sequence MKRLIYSLLALLIVVAMGCQKGPYPYITKTQAKQIDSLVHPGITGAAFIYKSNIYYVADFTKPVVQVTTDGSAARFVKISHDHTKFAYLDANNAILIVDHKGTLITKLTQYTSAKSFDWSADDKTLYILNSSTMAYYGPALKLPAFAYPGIVGGSNTDILSASVSINGDFVYVVHSFNFNNGDTYELVMVPAATGKAVAYSNPDMYGYKMNYVGFAGTSADLVVGYTDPNGYTDALVTTELFSNMNTYPDASYPVTNSASPVYNSSLDYLVATYVDPDTNNAIEPAAIYLGTPPVFIDANTPHTIVLNKYSIGSGILYSDWK from the coding sequence ATGAAAAGACTGATCTATAGCCTTTTGGCCCTGTTGATAGTTGTTGCTATGGGTTGCCAAAAAGGCCCGTATCCGTATATAACCAAAACACAGGCCAAACAAATTGACAGCCTGGTGCATCCCGGCATTACCGGTGCCGCCTTTATTTACAAAAGCAATATTTATTACGTGGCTGATTTTACCAAACCCGTAGTACAGGTTACTACCGATGGCAGTGCCGCCCGCTTTGTTAAAATATCGCATGACCATACTAAGTTTGCTTACCTTGATGCTAATAATGCTATCCTGATCGTCGATCATAAAGGCACGCTTATCACTAAGCTTACGCAATATACATCTGCAAAAAGTTTTGACTGGAGCGCCGACGACAAAACGCTTTATATCCTTAATAGCAGCACCATGGCCTATTATGGGCCGGCCCTTAAGCTGCCTGCATTTGCTTACCCGGGCATTGTTGGCGGGTCGAACACCGATATTTTATCGGCATCCGTATCCATAAACGGCGATTTTGTTTATGTGGTGCATAGTTTTAACTTTAACAATGGCGATACTTACGAACTGGTTATGGTACCGGCCGCTACAGGTAAAGCGGTAGCCTACAGCAACCCTGATATGTATGGCTATAAGATGAATTATGTTGGTTTTGCCGGCACCAGTGCCGACCTGGTTGTAGGGTATACCGATCCTAACGGATACACCGACGCCCTGGTAACTACGGAACTTTTCTCAAATATGAATACTTACCCCGATGCGTCGTACCCGGTAACCAATTCGGCAAGCCCTGTTTATAACAGCAGTTTAGATTACCTGGTGGCCACTTATGTTGATCCGGATACCAACAATGCCATTGAACCGGCGGCCATTTACCTGGGAACGCCCCCCGTATTTATTGACGCCAATACGCCGCATACTATTGTTTTGAATAAGTACAGCATAGGAAGTGGTATTTTGTATTCGGATTGGAAGTAG
- a CDS encoding type II toxin-antitoxin system RelE/ParE family toxin: protein MIVKITPKAMSVIDAIAAFVESKNTRGSGARYALRFKAALKKLAQPNIQYTLCNHPVLAAYRYSCSHFNDWVIAFRVQENELVVYEIIHGSLLF, encoded by the coding sequence TTGATTGTAAAAATTACACCTAAAGCCATGAGTGTGATTGATGCAATCGCCGCTTTTGTAGAATCCAAAAACACCAGGGGAAGTGGCGCGAGATATGCGCTTAGATTCAAAGCCGCATTAAAAAAATTGGCTCAGCCAAACATCCAATATACCTTATGTAATCATCCTGTTTTAGCTGCTTATAGATATTCGTGCAGTCACTTTAATGATTGGGTTATTGCATTTAGGGTGCAGGAAAACGAACTGGTAGTTTATGAGATAATTCATGGGTCGTTACTTTTTTGA
- a CDS encoding DUF5076 domain-containing protein — MNELNIPPEALKDKDAFELLRVWAAFEEQHVIINSGLSGGPKAFGFLLAELALHGSKLYGQRLEKDELETLKEILDGFNNEIIKESGNPSGSIEE, encoded by the coding sequence ATGAATGAGCTAAATATCCCGCCCGAAGCATTAAAAGATAAAGATGCCTTTGAGTTACTGAGAGTCTGGGCTGCCTTTGAAGAACAACATGTTATAATTAATTCAGGACTTAGCGGAGGCCCGAAAGCTTTTGGCTTTCTATTAGCTGAGCTGGCCTTGCATGGTTCAAAACTATACGGACAACGTTTGGAAAAAGATGAATTGGAAACATTAAAGGAAATACTTGATGGTTTTAATAACGAGATCATCAAGGAATCCGGCAATCCCAGCGGGTCTATTGAAGAATAA
- the fabG gene encoding 3-oxoacyl-[acyl-carrier-protein] reductase: MKLLEGKTALITGASKGIGRKIAEKFAEHGANVAFTYLSSVEKGEALEQELQRFGTKVKGYRSDASKFEEAEKLVNDIVADFGTLQIVVNNAGITKDGLLMRMTEQNWDDVLEVNLKSIFNLTKAASKIMMKNRYGVFINMSSVVGVQGNAGQANYAASKAGIIGFSKSIAKELGSRNIRTNVVAPGFIKTEMTEVLDPKVVEGWAQAIPLKRGGEPEDVANCCVFLASDMASYITGQVIPVDGGML, from the coding sequence ATGAAGTTATTAGAAGGAAAAACCGCGCTGATCACCGGCGCGTCAAAAGGAATAGGCCGTAAAATTGCCGAGAAATTTGCCGAGCATGGCGCTAATGTAGCGTTTACTTATTTATCCTCTGTTGAAAAAGGCGAGGCATTGGAGCAGGAACTGCAACGTTTCGGTACCAAGGTAAAAGGCTATCGCTCGGACGCTTCCAAATTTGAAGAAGCGGAAAAGCTGGTAAATGATATTGTTGCTGATTTTGGTACCCTGCAGATCGTGGTGAATAACGCCGGCATCACCAAAGACGGCCTGCTGATGCGCATGACCGAACAAAACTGGGATGATGTATTGGAAGTAAACCTGAAATCTATTTTCAACCTGACTAAAGCGGCTTCAAAAATAATGATGAAAAACCGCTACGGGGTGTTCATCAATATGAGCTCGGTTGTTGGGGTGCAGGGCAATGCCGGGCAGGCCAACTATGCGGCTTCAAAGGCAGGCATTATCGGTTTCTCAAAATCTATCGCCAAAGAATTAGGTTCCAGGAATATCCGTACCAATGTGGTTGCCCCGGGCTTTATAAAAACCGAAATGACCGAAGTGCTTGATCCCAAGGTGGTTGAAGGCTGGGCGCAGGCTATCCCCCTAAAACGCGGCGGCGAACCTGAAGATGTGGCAAATTGCTGTGTGTTTTTAGCATCTGATATGGCATCGTATATTACCGGGCAGGTGATACCGGTTGATGGTGGAATGTTGTAA
- a CDS encoding cysteine-rich CWC family protein translates to MDFNMTKHEIISCERCGKSIECKANAFTKCQCAAVQLNLNEVQYISENYEGCMCAACLLELKEEYMALLKR, encoded by the coding sequence ATGGACTTCAATATGACCAAACATGAAATAATTTCCTGCGAACGTTGCGGCAAAAGCATAGAATGTAAAGCCAACGCCTTTACCAAATGCCAGTGCGCCGCAGTGCAGTTGAATTTGAACGAGGTACAGTATATAAGCGAGAATTACGAGGGCTGTATGTGCGCAGCTTGCTTGCTGGAGTTGAAGGAGGAATACATGGCATTACTGAAAAGATAA
- a CDS encoding vWA domain-containing protein, whose protein sequence is MQLLFSITWGTVSGWWAPACLVLGILYGWLLYKQPVSLDKKFRYLLFAGRAVVVSIIALLLLSPLVKTVSYNPQKPLVLVLQDNSQSIKLFAPSKYPPPAGGETLDALSDLKKELGSDYDVREFHFNKDVADGLTKDFSGKQTDIANALHQLNERFVNQNIGAVVLATDGLYNRGTDPQYEARNIKSTIYTIALGDTIAKRDLLMGNVNYNKTAFLGNDFEIEVLAEAYQAKGETMHLSVTEDGRQVSAQNMEINSNDFHKAVTLKLNADKKGTRKFNISIAPVQNEVSTQNNTETIYVDVLDAKQKILLVYDGPHPDVSAIRQSIQNNKNYEVKTSFLADLASVKPGDYSLLILFQVSATGNNILQNLIKAKVPVWYMVGAQSNLQAFDQGQQLVKISSGQEQMQEVFAQPTADFTDFTLSDSTRNKIAVFPPLLAPYGSYSSPLSGSTLLKQRIGSVETSYPLLSFGDEGGERVAVLTGEGLWRWQLAEFQKYGNHHSLEELFGQGVQYLTANASRQRFIVYPSKRVFDEGENVLLNAELYNDALELINTPDVKINLKSEKGKDYSFLFTRVNQNYQLNAGTLPVGEYTYSASTKNGDRVFNSSGQLTVKPLNLEARQSAANHQLLRTIAKQSGGQMIQPSQIGQLANLIRKNENVKTVVYEDKRYSDLVDVKWVFVLILLLLSMEWFLRKREGVI, encoded by the coding sequence ATGCAGCTATTATTTTCAATTACCTGGGGAACGGTTTCGGGATGGTGGGCGCCTGCCTGCCTGGTATTGGGTATATTGTATGGATGGCTGCTGTATAAACAGCCGGTTAGTCTGGATAAAAAATTCCGTTACCTGCTATTTGCAGGCCGTGCTGTGGTTGTTTCGATCATCGCGCTGCTGCTACTTTCACCCCTGGTTAAAACGGTAAGCTATAACCCGCAAAAACCATTGGTTTTGGTTTTGCAGGATAATTCGCAATCAATAAAGCTATTCGCCCCCTCTAAATATCCTCCACCAGCTGGCGGAGAGACTTTAGACGCCCTTTCTGACCTCAAAAAAGAACTGGGGAGTGATTACGATGTCCGCGAATTTCATTTTAATAAGGATGTGGCTGACGGGCTTACCAAGGATTTTTCGGGCAAGCAAACAGATATAGCTAATGCCTTGCACCAGCTAAACGAACGTTTTGTAAATCAGAATATAGGCGCGGTGGTGCTGGCAACAGATGGTTTGTACAACAGGGGCACCGATCCGCAATATGAGGCCCGAAACATTAAATCGACGATTTATACCATTGCGCTTGGTGATACCATTGCCAAACGCGACCTGCTGATGGGCAACGTCAACTACAACAAAACCGCTTTTTTAGGCAACGATTTTGAGATAGAGGTGTTGGCGGAGGCCTACCAGGCCAAAGGCGAAACGATGCATTTGTCGGTAACCGAAGATGGGCGGCAGGTATCGGCTCAAAATATGGAGATCAACTCAAACGATTTCCATAAGGCAGTTACCCTGAAACTGAATGCAGATAAAAAAGGGACGCGAAAATTTAACATCAGCATAGCACCGGTACAAAACGAAGTATCGACCCAAAACAATACCGAAACCATTTATGTAGATGTGCTGGATGCCAAACAAAAGATCTTGCTGGTTTATGATGGCCCGCACCCGGATGTCAGCGCGATCCGGCAGTCGATCCAGAATAATAAAAATTACGAGGTTAAAACAAGTTTTTTGGCGGACCTTGCATCAGTTAAGCCCGGAGATTACAGTTTGCTCATCCTTTTCCAGGTATCGGCAACGGGGAATAATATCCTGCAGAATTTGATTAAAGCAAAAGTGCCGGTTTGGTATATGGTAGGGGCGCAAAGCAATTTGCAGGCATTTGACCAGGGGCAGCAATTGGTAAAAATAAGTTCGGGGCAGGAGCAGATGCAGGAAGTATTTGCACAGCCAACAGCAGATTTTACGGATTTCACCTTATCTGATTCTACCCGGAATAAAATCGCGGTTTTCCCGCCTTTGCTGGCGCCTTATGGCAGCTACAGTTCGCCGCTATCGGGCAGCACCTTGTTAAAGCAAAGGATTGGCAGTGTTGAAACTTCGTACCCCTTATTGTCTTTCGGCGATGAAGGCGGCGAACGCGTGGCGGTACTTACAGGCGAGGGCCTGTGGCGCTGGCAGCTGGCGGAATTTCAGAAATATGGCAACCATCATTCCCTTGAAGAGCTATTTGGGCAGGGGGTACAATATTTAACGGCGAATGCCAGCCGGCAGCGTTTTATTGTTTACCCGTCAAAAAGGGTTTTTGATGAAGGCGAGAATGTGTTGCTTAATGCCGAACTTTATAATGATGCGCTTGAACTGATCAATACCCCTGATGTAAAGATCAACCTGAAAAGCGAAAAGGGAAAAGATTACAGCTTCCTGTTTACCCGCGTCAATCAAAATTACCAGCTGAATGCAGGTACTTTACCAGTCGGGGAATACACTTATTCGGCTTCCACAAAAAATGGCGACAGGGTATTTAATTCATCAGGGCAACTCACGGTAAAACCTTTAAACCTGGAAGCAAGGCAAAGCGCCGCCAACCACCAGTTGCTGCGTACCATTGCCAAACAAAGCGGGGGCCAAATGATCCAACCTTCGCAGATTGGCCAATTGGCTAATCTCATCCGCAAAAACGAGAATGTGAAAACGGTTGTGTATGAAGACAAACGTTACAGCGACCTGGTGGATGTAAAATGGGTCTTCGTGTTGATATTGCTGCTGCTTAGTATGGAATGGTTTTTAAGGAAACGCGAAGGGGTGATCTAA
- a CDS encoding transposase has translation MADINFDYHPQFFTATILEWKHLLKEDEFKDIIIKSLQFLVKEKSVVIYAFVIMPNHIHLIWQIQDGFKRDKIQLRFLKFTAQHMKFKLLQTDKSRLDHFRVNAKDREYQFWERNALSIDLWNEAVFMQKLEYIHNNPLQEKWRLAEFPEEYRYSSAGFYETGIDGFGILTSY, from the coding sequence ATGGCCGATATCAATTTTGACTACCACCCGCAATTTTTTACTGCAACTATTTTGGAATGGAAACACCTGTTAAAGGAAGACGAATTTAAAGACATCATCATAAAAAGTCTTCAATTTTTAGTAAAAGAAAAGAGCGTTGTGATTTATGCTTTTGTAATTATGCCTAATCATATTCACTTAATATGGCAGATCCAGGACGGTTTTAAGAGAGATAAAATTCAACTGCGTTTTTTGAAATTTACAGCCCAGCATATGAAATTCAAACTTTTACAAACTGATAAATCACGACTTGACCATTTTAGGGTTAATGCCAAAGACAGGGAATATCAATTCTGGGAAAGGAACGCATTGAGCATTGATTTATGGAACGAAGCGGTATTTATGCAAAAACTTGAATACATACATAACAATCCATTACAGGAAAAATGGCGGTTAGCTGAATTTCCGGAAGAGTATAGATATTCGTCTGCTGGATTTTATGAAACTGGCATTGATGGGTTTGGCATTCTTACTTCTTATTAA
- a CDS encoding acyltransferase family protein, with amino-acid sequence MPEQLSVVNEIGDQHKLHGLDHLRALAITYVLCFHYQFFGHPAWESGRFSNFGWTGVDLFFVLSGFLIAGQLFNTVSKGKNISVKEFFIKRFFRIIPPYLLVITIYIAFPLAREWGHLSPLWQYFTFTQNFGLDLKKYGTFSHGWSLCVEEQFYLLLPLIFLLFNFFKAGKKAVYLVVILFVACYMVRFLNWHYLVAPYLDTDEFGARFNEYVYYPTYNRLDGLLVGASIAGVFTFYPGFKQWVNKYSYQVLGAGLLVVFAAWLLCPQQSTYNTVILGFPLVALGYGMILAAFVSPDNIFYRLKSKVTGLIATLSYSIYLSHKIIIHLVQNLLEKEGLDKNSNIVMLICIVCVIAGALLIRYVIEKPALRIRNGLLTKRRVI; translated from the coding sequence ATGCCCGAACAACTATCGGTTGTCAATGAAATTGGCGATCAGCACAAACTGCACGGACTGGACCATTTGAGGGCATTGGCCATCACTTATGTATTATGTTTCCATTACCAGTTTTTTGGGCACCCGGCATGGGAAAGCGGCCGGTTCAGTAATTTTGGCTGGACGGGTGTCGACCTGTTTTTTGTATTGAGCGGGTTTTTAATTGCCGGTCAGCTGTTTAATACGGTATCAAAAGGCAAAAATATTTCGGTAAAGGAGTTCTTTATCAAGCGCTTTTTCAGGATCATCCCGCCGTATTTGCTGGTGATCACCATCTATATCGCTTTTCCGTTAGCGCGCGAGTGGGGGCACCTGTCGCCCCTATGGCAGTATTTCACTTTTACCCAAAATTTCGGCCTCGACCTAAAAAAATACGGCACCTTCAGCCATGGCTGGTCGCTATGTGTTGAGGAACAGTTTTATTTGCTGCTGCCTTTAATTTTCCTGCTGTTCAATTTTTTTAAGGCGGGCAAAAAGGCGGTTTACCTGGTGGTGATTTTATTTGTTGCATGTTATATGGTGAGATTTTTAAACTGGCATTACCTGGTTGCCCCTTACCTCGATACCGATGAATTTGGCGCCCGCTTTAACGAATACGTATATTATCCTACCTATAACCGGCTGGATGGTTTACTGGTTGGGGCAAGCATCGCCGGGGTGTTTACTTTTTACCCGGGGTTTAAACAGTGGGTAAACAAATACAGCTACCAGGTTTTGGGTGCAGGTTTACTGGTTGTATTTGCCGCATGGCTGCTGTGCCCGCAGCAATCTACCTATAATACGGTAATATTGGGTTTCCCGCTGGTGGCGCTGGGGTATGGGATGATTTTGGCGGCATTTGTAAGCCCTGATAATATATTTTACCGGCTCAAATCAAAGGTCACCGGGCTGATAGCCACATTATCTTATTCAATTTATCTTTCGCATAAGATCATCATCCATTTAGTTCAGAATCTGCTGGAAAAGGAGGGGCTGGATAAAAATAGCAATATAGTGATGCTGATCTGTATCGTTTGCGTTATTGCAGGGGCACTGTTGATACGGTATGTGATTGAGAAACCGGCGTTGAGGATAAGAAATGGGCTATTGACAAAGCGGAGGGTTATTTAG
- a CDS encoding Ntn hydrolase family protein has translation MNKLLITGFLIFSSLRGFSTCIAIYIAPNGHIYVAADSRRTFYLDDDKTRTESICKIHNVGNTYFAIAGFDDGGLLTAANNALGQNNDPDAAIEAFGAAMTAHYQHLMDEAQQFYPEMLKRFLANGLAEVAFFGYTDGRARVMDVQFRVYLKKNKPVVRCRVLPVGFLAVIGISKDIDDAAPDELPAKQTMLQKPDLYVQQLVELEAAKQPLTVGGPIDLLELSPDGAVWIKKSNSGATIQ, from the coding sequence GTGAATAAATTATTAATAACCGGATTTTTAATTTTCTCCTCATTAAGGGGCTTTTCAACCTGCATTGCCATTTATATTGCGCCTAATGGTCATATTTACGTTGCGGCAGACAGCCGGCGGACGTTTTACCTTGATGACGATAAAACCCGGACGGAGTCTATATGCAAAATTCACAACGTAGGTAATACTTATTTCGCGATAGCCGGTTTTGACGATGGCGGATTACTGACAGCTGCCAACAATGCCCTCGGCCAAAACAATGATCCGGATGCTGCTATAGAAGCGTTTGGTGCTGCAATGACGGCGCACTACCAGCACCTGATGGATGAAGCGCAGCAATTTTACCCGGAAATGCTCAAACGATTTTTAGCCAACGGCCTGGCAGAAGTTGCATTTTTTGGTTACACAGATGGCCGGGCCAGGGTGATGGATGTCCAATTCAGGGTTTACCTGAAAAAGAATAAACCAGTAGTGCGTTGCCGTGTATTACCGGTTGGTTTCCTCGCCGTAATCGGGATCTCCAAAGATATTGACGATGCCGCACCTGATGAGTTGCCTGCAAAACAGACAATGCTGCAAAAACCCGACTTATATGTTCAGCAATTGGTTGAACTGGAAGCAGCAAAACAACCGCTCACCGTTGGTGGACCGATCGATTTACTGGAGTTGAGCCCAGATGGTGCAGTTTGGATAAAAAAAAGCAATAGCGGGGCTACAATTCAATAG